A stretch of DNA from Flavobacteriaceae bacterium MAR_2009_75:
ACTTGGCATATACAGTGCGTCACCATGCTTCATTTGAGCTTTTATGCCTTCCGCATATTTCAGGGCAGGGTACTTTTCAAAATCGGGCCGATCCATATCTATATCTTCGATATTGTGAATGGAGAAAGGTACTTTGTACAAGTATTGGCTCTGCTCAGGTGAAAACAGGGTAACTACTTTATCACCATCAAAGTGAAAATGCATGCTATCGGGCAAATCGATATCATAGTGCATAAAAACTTTTGATTTGCCTCCCCCGAAAAATAAAGCAGGTAGCTTTTTAAAAAATTTCAAGCCAATATCTGGGTAGTCAAAATCTTTAATCAATTCGGGCATTTCCTTTAGAATATTATAAAAGAAAATACGTAGGTCGGTAGGTTCGGTTTTGAGTAACTCTATATAATCGTAGAGTTTCATTTCTTTTACCGGGGCGTAAACGCTCTGTTTGTCTTTGGCCGGTTCGTTATTGTAAAGCGGTACAATTTGGTCACCAGCTCGCTCTTCAATATAGCTTAGTTTCCATTTTTCGTAGGCGGGCCAATCTTTGGTGAGCCCGGTAATAAGTACCGGTTTTTGGGGCTTGTAAAAGTTTTCGATAAAATCTTTTCTCGAGATATTCTCGATGCGTGTAACAGGGCTTACCTTAAATGTTTGCATTATACACTAATTTTTGAATCGACTTCGCTACCGGGGTTTGTTATTTTATTTAAAAGATATTCGCTGCCCAAAATTTCAGAACACGTAACTACTCCACTTATGGTTACCCCTAGAATACCGTGCATATTTAGGCTTTGCCCTGTGAGATACAGATTTTTTATTTTTGTTCGAGGGGAAATGAAGGATTTTAACGGATTTTCAACATCTTTTACATAGCCGTACATCGAACCTCTATTGCAGCCTATATAATCTCTGTACGATAGAGGAGTAGAAGTATGTGTCGATTGAATACATTCCCGAATATTCGGAAATTTTTTCTCCAACTCTGATAAGAAAACTTCGGCCTTGGCATTCTTGAACTCTTCGTAGGTCTGGCCCCTACTGTTTTTATGGGCGACGGTATTGAACGTTTTCGCCCATGGTTCGACCTCATCGAATCGCATATAGGTAATTGCAGTCAGTTGATCGCCCCATTCACCTTGATTTTTACGGGCGCCCATCGAGACCATATAG
This window harbors:
- a CDS encoding Cupin-like domain-containing protein, translating into MQTFKVSPVTRIENISRKDFIENFYKPQKPVLITGLTKDWPAYEKWKLSYIEERAGDQIVPLYNNEPAKDKQSVYAPVKEMKLYDYIELLKTEPTDLRIFFYNILKEMPELIKDFDYPDIGLKFFKKLPALFFGGGKSKVFMHYDIDLPDSMHFHFDGDKVVTLFSPEQSQYLYKVPFSIHNIEDIDMDRPDFEKYPALKYAEGIKAQMKHGDALYMPSGYWHSIRYLNGGFSMTLRALPRKPSRFANMLYNVMIMRHIDNLTRKYAGQKWLDYKDKWAIKRTERNLQSKNLS